A DNA window from Sediminitomix flava contains the following coding sequences:
- a CDS encoding helix-turn-helix domain-containing protein — MREFLLHIGIVQCFFGAVVIFNKDRKRLSDYLLAAWLILAGVEGLVEYLYTKDLSSPVSIFLPLCSGPLLLLYTRNLIAIKQAWKKYDWLHFLPALIIFLIGFYLKDDLVMDEGKFFRVDDYLWFRLLVLVSYITSFFVYAVIVIILVINHNAKIRDSFSYSDGSVTLSWLRIILFSYLTINIIPVVWGFGAYFLSLNSRDMLLSPGVISNIGLVIFAFSITYYGAKQKALYHSDLYESEDDVEAEEKEEEEKKDVAKYERSGLKADDLKVYENKLIQYMEAQKPYLNSELNIQDLAEHLGISRHYLTQLLNTVIDKNFYTFVNEYRIDEVKKKLIDPSNSHLTILAIAFDCGFNSKSTFNSLFKQNTGKTPSVYRKEMSAAAS, encoded by the coding sequence ATGAGAGAATTTTTACTGCACATAGGTATCGTACAATGTTTCTTTGGAGCTGTTGTGATCTTCAATAAAGATCGTAAAAGGTTATCCGATTACCTTTTAGCTGCATGGTTGATATTGGCAGGGGTGGAAGGCTTAGTTGAGTATTTGTATACCAAAGATCTTTCCTCTCCTGTATCTATTTTTCTTCCTCTTTGTTCTGGTCCACTTTTACTACTTTATACCAGAAATCTTATAGCTATAAAACAAGCTTGGAAAAAGTATGACTGGCTTCACTTTTTACCAGCACTCATTATATTTCTTATTGGTTTCTATCTGAAAGATGATCTTGTAATGGACGAAGGTAAGTTCTTTCGAGTGGATGATTACCTTTGGTTCCGACTGCTTGTACTTGTGAGTTATATCACTTCATTTTTTGTGTATGCGGTCATCGTTATAATCCTTGTTATTAACCATAATGCTAAAATTCGAGATTCTTTTTCTTATAGCGATGGGAGTGTGACCTTGAGTTGGTTAAGGATAATCTTATTCTCTTATCTAACAATCAATATTATTCCTGTGGTTTGGGGCTTTGGTGCATACTTTCTTTCACTGAATTCTCGGGATATGTTATTATCACCAGGAGTGATCTCTAACATAGGCTTAGTGATTTTTGCATTCTCAATTACTTATTATGGAGCGAAGCAAAAAGCTCTTTATCATTCCGATTTATATGAATCTGAAGATGATGTTGAGGCTGAGGAAAAAGAAGAGGAAGAGAAAAAAGATGTAGCAAAATATGAAAGGTCAGGCTTGAAAGCTGATGATCTTAAAGTTTATGAAAATAAGCTTATTCAATATATGGAGGCTCAAAAACCATATTTGAATTCTGAGTTAAACATTCAAGATTTGGCAGAGCATTTAGGGATTTCTAGGCATTACCTCACACAGCTTTTAAATACTGTAATCGATAAAAACTTTTATACTTTTGTCAATGAATATAGGATTGATGAGGTTAAGAAAAAGTTGATTGACCCTTCAAATAGTCATCTGACAATTCTAGCCATAGCATTTGATTGTGGGTTTAATTCAAAATCTACTTTCAATTCTTTGTTCAAACAAAATACAGGAAAAACACCCTCGGTATACAGAAAAGAA
- the purU gene encoding formyltetrahydrofolate deformylase, with amino-acid sequence MQQSETAILLMHCADQAGIVTAVTSFIHENRGNIIYLDQHVDRDQDRFFMRIEFDYDQFIIPKKKLHDYFNTLVATRYQMSFELHFSSHTPRMAVFVSKMSHCLYDILYRMESGEWKVEIPVIVGNHPQLEKIAKRFDIPFEYVPITKETKEEAEAKQLELMEKYNVDFIVLARYMQIITPKFLEKFPLKIINIHHSFLPAFVGAKPYHAAHNRGVKLIGATSHYVTEDLDAGPIIEQDIAKISHADEVKDLIRKGKDVEKIVLSRAIWYHINHKLLAFQNRTVIFE; translated from the coding sequence ATGCAACAATCAGAAACAGCAATCCTTCTTATGCACTGTGCCGATCAGGCAGGGATAGTGACGGCCGTCACAAGTTTTATTCATGAAAACAGAGGGAATATTATTTATTTGGATCAGCATGTTGATCGTGATCAAGACCGATTTTTTATGAGAATCGAATTTGATTATGATCAGTTTATAATTCCAAAGAAAAAACTACATGACTATTTCAATACACTTGTAGCTACACGCTATCAGATGAGCTTTGAATTGCATTTTTCTTCCCATACACCTAGAATGGCTGTTTTTGTTTCAAAAATGTCTCATTGTCTGTATGATATTTTGTATAGAATGGAGTCTGGAGAGTGGAAAGTAGAAATTCCTGTGATAGTCGGTAATCATCCTCAACTTGAGAAAATAGCAAAGCGTTTTGATATTCCTTTTGAGTATGTACCAATAACAAAAGAAACTAAAGAAGAAGCGGAAGCAAAGCAATTGGAGTTGATGGAAAAGTACAATGTAGATTTTATTGTTCTTGCTCGATATATGCAGATTATCACTCCTAAGTTCTTAGAAAAATTCCCATTAAAGATTATCAATATTCATCATTCTTTCCTTCCTGCATTTGTTGGGGCTAAACCATATCATGCAGCTCATAACAGAGGAGTGAAGTTGATTGGTGCGACTAGCCATTATGTGACCGAAGATTTGGATGCGGGGCCAATTATTGAACAGGATATTGCTAAAATTAGCCATGCTGATGAAGTTAAAGATTTGATTAGAAAGGGGAAAGATGTAGAAAAAATTGTTCTATCTAGAGCTATTTGGTATCATATTAATCACAAGTTGCTAGCCTTTCAGAATCGTACGGTGATTTTCGAATAA
- a CDS encoding DUF1269 domain-containing protein, translated as MNKMIVAVFDTEEKAFKGLTALKELHKSGDISLYSASVVHKNQEGKAELKEEGEKGPLGSAVGMLTGAFIGILGGPVGMAFGASAGLLGGALYDIDQSGVDTGFMEEVAGILSNGKTAIIAEVEEGWKVPVDTRLEELDAVIFRRHRSEVIDDQLRRESEALNAEIDELKEEWNESTDEMKADIEKHLENSKKKLETMKFTIQKKLENTQEESSAKIIEIENQIQAASDRKKKKLEKRKVELEKKYNDQVVKLKEALNFTDSAA; from the coding sequence ATGAACAAAATGATTGTAGCCGTATTCGATACGGAAGAAAAAGCTTTCAAAGGATTAACTGCTCTAAAAGAACTACACAAAAGTGGAGATATCAGTCTGTATTCCGCTTCAGTAGTCCACAAAAATCAAGAAGGAAAAGCTGAACTGAAAGAAGAAGGAGAAAAAGGACCATTGGGTTCTGCGGTAGGAATGTTAACAGGTGCTTTCATTGGAATATTGGGAGGACCTGTAGGTATGGCTTTTGGTGCATCTGCAGGTCTATTGGGAGGCGCACTCTACGACATCGATCAGTCTGGTGTAGACACTGGCTTCATGGAAGAAGTTGCTGGTATTTTGTCAAATGGAAAAACAGCAATCATCGCTGAAGTTGAAGAAGGCTGGAAAGTTCCTGTTGATACTCGACTTGAAGAACTCGATGCAGTCATTTTCAGAAGACATCGTTCAGAAGTAATTGATGATCAACTAAGACGTGAATCGGAAGCTTTGAACGCTGAAATAGATGAACTAAAGGAAGAATGGAATGAGTCTACAGATGAAATGAAAGCTGATATTGAAAAGCATCTTGAAAATTCAAAGAAGAAGCTTGAGACCATGAAATTTACCATTCAGAAAAAATTGGAAAATACTCAAGAAGAATCATCAGCTAAAATCATAGAAATTGAGAATCAGATTCAAGCCGCTAGTGATCGAAAAAAGAAGAAACTTGAAAAGCGTAAAGTTGAACTTGAGAAAAAATACAATGATCAAGTAGTGAAGCTAAAAGAAGCACTCAATTTCACAGATTCAGCAGCCTAA